The segment AGAATTTGTCAGACAAGGTAATTATTCCTTTTCTCTTCCCTCTGATTTGCAGGAACACTTTATAGAATATCTAAGTCAGGTGAATGAGGAATGTTGCGACGAAGTAGATAACAAGATGCAGGGTGTAGTCCGACGGATGGGGCTGATTGCCTACCGTATAATGATGGTGTTGACTGCTGTCCGACATTTGGAGAATATGCCTCACGAATCATCTTCCTCTGACAAGACTATACAATTGGTTTGCCATAAATATGACTATGCCATAGCCATGAGTATCTGCGAGACCTTGCTTTGCCATGCAGTGTTCATCTATCGAAACTTGTCAGGAAATCAGCCTAAACGTTTACAATCCCTTTCACAAGAAACGGGTATTTACGCACGAAGGAATACCCTTTATAATATGTTGCCAGAAACATTCACCAAAAAAGATTATGACGCAACTGTTTTAGCTTTAGGTGAAAATGGAAGTACGGCAAACAAATGGATAGAAGCCTTTATCAAAGATGGCAAACTAAGCCGAATAGAACAAGGTAAATATAGGAAGATTTTTTGAGTGGCAAGTTTGTGTTTTAGTGTCACTAAAACCTATGTGGCAAGCGGATAGAACTGCCACTCTCAAAAAATCAATTTATGTACATCAAAGTTTATATAAGTATGAAGGAAAAGAAACTTGGTGGTCGCCCAAAGTTGGCGAGTTACCAGAAACGCACAAAATGTTTCCGGGTAATGTTTACCGAGAACGACTATATCTATATACAATCCAAAGCCCAACAGGCAGGATTGTCTGTCAATGAATTTTGCCACCAGGCTGCAATGGGCTGTGAAGTCGGTCAGCGCATCAGTCCGGAAATAGCGTCGGCAATCCGTGACCTTTCCGGTATAGCCAATAATGTCAACCAGATCGCCCATCAGATGCACATCTATGGTTTGGAAGCAGTGAAACAACAATGCTTTTCTATTATATCAGAAGTCAGCAGAATTATCACCCAAGTAAAAAATAACAATCATGATAGCGAAGATTAAAACAAGAGCCGATTTTGGAGGAATAGTAAATTACGCCAATGACCAAAAGAACAAGAAAAAGAGTGCCACACTTTTGGCACATGAAGGTGTTTGTGCTATCAACAATAAAACCATAGCAGATTCTTTTCAGATACAAGCCTCTATGCGCCCGAAAGTAAAAAGTCCGGTGAAACACGTATCACTTGCTTTCTCTCCGCAAGATACCATCCATTTTCCCAACGACGAAAAAGGAAATGTGCTTATGGTGGAGATTGCCAAGAAATGGATGGATCAAATGGGGATTCGCAATACCCAATATATCATAGCCAGGCATCATGATACGGAACATCCACATTGCCATATCGTATTCAACCGGATAGACAATGACGGTAACCTCATTTCTGATAGCAACGAACGGATACGAAATGCAAAAGTCTGTCGTGCTTTAACCAAAGAGTATAAACTCTACTTTGCTCCTAAAAACAGTAAAGCGAGAAATAAAAGCCGTTTGCGCCCTCATCAATTACGTAAATATAATCTTCGTTCCTCAACTCTTGATGCGTTGGCGGCATCTCGCTCATGGCATGACTTCTTCCATATGCTCAAAGAGAAGGGAATAGATGTACGTTTTGATCGTGCAGAAAACTCTGATAAAATTCGTGGTATATCCTTTTGTATGGATGAATTTAGCATTGCCGGTTCTAAACTTGATTCAGATCTAAGTTTTAACCGTCTTTGCGCAACATTGGGTAATGTGGCAAAAGAACTTATAGTGCAACCTCATCAAGCAATTGTTCCTAGTGCTGGCGGAGGAACCAATAACGAACAGGGATGGCGGGATGATAAAAGCAAGGATAACCAAAGAAACGAACCTTTTTATAAAACCTCAAAACGTAGAAGATAATGAAAGAAGATGTAGTAGCTGCAAATCTCGCAAATTTGCGTCAAAGTATCAATGAATTGAAGGAATGCGTTAATAGGCAGAATGTAACTCCAAACCAACCAGAGCAACATA is part of the Parabacteroides sp. AD58 genome and harbors:
- a CDS encoding relaxase/mobilization nuclease domain-containing protein codes for the protein MIAKIKTRADFGGIVNYANDQKNKKKSATLLAHEGVCAINNKTIADSFQIQASMRPKVKSPVKHVSLAFSPQDTIHFPNDEKGNVLMVEIAKKWMDQMGIRNTQYIIARHHDTEHPHCHIVFNRIDNDGNLISDSNERIRNAKVCRALTKEYKLYFAPKNSKARNKSRLRPHQLRKYNLRSSTLDALAASRSWHDFFHMLKEKGIDVRFDRAENSDKIRGISFCMDEFSIAGSKLDSDLSFNRLCATLGNVAKELIVQPHQAIVPSAGGGTNNEQGWRDDKSKDNQRNEPFYKTSKRRR
- a CDS encoding MobC family plasmid mobilization relaxosome protein, with product MKEKKLGGRPKLASYQKRTKCFRVMFTENDYIYIQSKAQQAGLSVNEFCHQAAMGCEVGQRISPEIASAIRDLSGIANNVNQIAHQMHIYGLEAVKQQCFSIISEVSRIITQVKNNNHDSED